One genomic window of Silurus meridionalis isolate SWU-2019-XX chromosome 22, ASM1480568v1, whole genome shotgun sequence includes the following:
- the clasp2 gene encoding CLIP-associating protein 2 isoform X20 has product MEEHDNMDYFYQQVLQKDVSRRLQVGPDLIDYLSDSQRSCDVEQDKPRLDKTLDELTGWVNSSNYKVALLGIDIVSAFVSRMGDRFRGYVCTVVPALVDRLGDGKDQVRDQAQALILKLMEEAATPMYVWERLFPGFKHKNFRSREGLCLCLVTTLNAYGAQPLSLSKFVPHLCTLTGDQNPQVRETATTALVEVYRHVGERVRADLGKRGLPAARLQTILGRFDEVLNSGMMALSLSQDRSFDDDDSVDGSRPSSAQAAFKVPKVPKKPADSASNSRRPSATGATKMSVSKEGTGAVDEEDFIKAFTDVPTVQIYSTRDLEDNLNKIREILSDDKHDWDQRAIALKKIRSLLVAGAKNYDCFYQHLRLLDGAFKLSAKDLRSQVVREACITVAHLSTLLGNKFDHGAEAIVPVLFNLIPNCAKVMATSGTAAIRIIIRHTHVPRLIPLITGSCTSKSVAVRRRCYEFLDLLLQEWQTHSLERHAAVLVDSIKKGIRDADSEARVEARKAYWGLRSHFPTEAESLYNSLESSYQKTLQSCLKSSGSVASLPQSDRSSSSSQESLNRPLTSKWSAAPGRVPASSKSSGSPSSLQRSRSDVDVNAAASAKARHGGQAGAGRLTTALPPGTYASLDDATDKDGRLRTKQPLSTPSGLSSSQVDSRARSRTKMVSQSQRSDDSDCTPGSQSATPVGAGSRSGSPGRVLASTALSTLSTGAQRVSAAPGSQRRSRIPRSQGCSRDSSPTRLSVAPSNVSHISNGSKGARGSRIPRPSVSQGCSREASRESSRDTSPVRSFTPLGSGLGISQSSRLSSSVSAMRVLNTGSDVEEALADALQKKPARRRYETYGMCSDDDANSDASSACSERSYSSRNGSIPTYMRQAEDVAEVLNRCASANWSERKEGLIGLQSMLKSQRALSRVELKRLCEIFTRMFADPHSKRESRGFGTAESGISSASFKRVFSMFLETLVDFIMVHKADLQDWLFVLLTQLLKKMGADLLGSVQSKVQKALDVTRESFPNDLQFTILMRFTVDQTQTPNLKVKVAILKYIETLTLQMEPQDFVNSSETRLAVSRIITWTTEPKSSDVRKAAQSVLISLFQLNTPEFTMLLGALPKTFQDGATKLLQNHLRNTGGVAPAPVGSPLTRHTPRSPASWASPLTSPTNTSQNTPSPNAFDYDTENMNSEEIYSSLRGVSQAIQNLSVRSQEDMSEPPRKREGDGEEGGADTVETGRTALDNKTSLLNTMPLLSSSPRPSKDFQPGSYSDSSFGSSPFSKSLKDALDQDSEGLTDDSSVDQSEVVAELLKELSNHSERVEERKAALCELMRLIRETQLHVWDEHFKTILLLLLETLGDGEHVIRALALRVLKEILNRQPWRFKNYAELTIMKTLEAHKDPHKEVVRAAEESAAMLASSISPEQCIKVLCPIIQSADYPINLAAIKMLTKVIERLPKEGLVQMLPEIVPGLIQGYDNSESSVRKACVFCLVAIYAIIGEDLKPFLSQLSGSKLKLLNLYIKRAQSGSSGSDQSSDVGGQGL; this is encoded by the exons ATGGAGGAACATGACAACATGGATTATTTTTACCAGCAAGTCTTGCAGAAGGACGTGAGCCGGAGGCTGCAGGTCGGTCCCGACCTCATCGACTACCTGAGCGACTCACAGAGATCCTGCGACGTGGAGCAGGACAAACCTCGTCTGGATAAAACCCTAGACGAGCTAACGGGCTGGGTCAACTCCAGCAACTACAAG GTTGCATTGCTGGGCATTGATATTGTCAGCGCATTTGTCAGTCGGATGGGTGATCGATTTCGAGGTTATGTATGCACAG TGGTCCCTGCATTAGTGGATCGTCTGGGTGATGGGAAAGATCAGGTACGAGATCAGGCACAGGCGCTCATTCTCAAGCTGATGGAAGAGGCAGCCACTCCGATG TATGTTTGGGAGAGGTTGTTCCCTGGCTTCAAACATAAGAACTTCCGCAGTAGAGAAGGACTGTGTCTGTGCCTTGTCACAACACTCAACGC GTACGGTGCCCAGCCATTGAGTCTGAGTAAATTTGTGCCACATCTGTGTACACTAACAGGAGACCAGAACCCTCAA GTCCGGGAGACTGCTACAACAGCTCTGGTTGAAGTGTACCGGCATGTTGGTGAGCGAGTGAGGGCAGACCTGGGCAAGAGAGGACTGCCAGCTGCACG attGCAGACGATTTTAGGCCGATTTGATGAAGTGTTGAATTCTGGAATGATGGCTCTCAGCCTGAGTCAAG ATCGTAGCTTTGATGACGATGACTCTGTGGATGGTAGCCGACCCTCATCAGCCCAGGCAGCTTTTAAAGTCCCCAAAGTGCCAAAGAAACCTGCAGATTCAGCCAGCAACTCCAGAAGACCCAGTGCCACTGGAGCCACCAAAATGA GTGTGTCTAAAGAGGGAACTGGAGCTGTAGATGAGGAGGACTTTATTAAAGCATTCACAGATGTCCCCACTGTTCAG ATCTATTCCACACGTGATCTGGAGGATAATCTGAACAAGATCCGTGAGATACTCTCTGATGATAAACATGACTGGGATCAGAGAGCTATTGCA TTGAAGAAGATTCGATCTCTGCTGGTCGCAGGGGCAAAAAACTATGACTGTTTTTACCAGCACCTACGCCTGCTGGACGGAGCGTTTAAGCTTTCTGCTAAAGACCTGCGATCGCAGGTGGTGCGGGAGGCCTGCATCACTGTGGC GCATCTGTCCACATTGTTGGGGAATAAGTTTGACCATGGAGCAGAGGCCATCGTTCCTGTGTTGTTTAATCTTATCCCCAACTGTGCAAAAGTAATGGCGACCTCTGGCACAGCTGCAATTCGAATCATTATACGG CACACACATGTGCCACGACTGATTCCTCTCATCACAGGAAGCTGCACTTCAAAATCTGTGGCTGTAAGGAG ACGCTGTTATGAGTTTCTGGATCTGCTTTTGCAGGAGTGGCAGACGCACTCTCTTGAGAG GCATGCAGCAGTTTTGGTGGACAGCATAAAGAAGGGAATCAGAGATGCTGACTCAGAGGCTCGTGTGGAGGCCAGAAA GGCCTACTGGGGGCTGAGGTCTCATTTCCCTACAGAGGCAGAGTCTCTGTATAACTCGTTAGAATCGTCCTATCAGAAGACGCTTCAGTCATGCCTAAAAAGCTCGGGCAGTGTGGCATCCCTCCCTCAGTCTGATCGCTCCTCCTCCAGCTCGCAGGAGAGCCTCAA tCGGCCGTTGACTTCTAAATGGTCAGCTGCTCCAGGCAGAG TTCCAGCCAGCTCTAAGTCATCAGGTTCACCAAGTTCTCTGCAGCGTTCTCGGAGTGATGTGGATGTAAATGCAGCAGCCAGTGCTAAGGCCAGACACGGTGGACAGGCAGGAGCCGGCCGCCTCACTACGGCGTTACCCCCAGGCACTTATGCCTCACTAG ATGATGCCACTGATAAGGATG GCCGACTGCGTACTAAGCAGCCGTTGTCAACTCCATCAGGATTAAGCAGCAGTCAGGTGGACTCAAGGGCCCGGAGCCGAACAAAGATGGTATCTCAGTCTCAGC GTTCCGACGATTCTGATTGCACGCCAG GATCACAGTCTGCTACACCTGTTGGTG CGGGCTCTCGCTCTGGCTCTCCAGGTCGTGTGTTGGCCAGCACAGCTTTGAGCACACTCAGTACAGGCGCCCAGCGGGTGAGTGCTGCTCCGGGTTCCCAGCGCCGCAGTAGAATTCCACGCAGTCAAGGCTGCAGCCGAGATTCAAGCCCCACCCGTCTGTCCGTGG CGCCCTCAAACGTCAGCCACATCTCCAATGGATCAAAAGGAG CGCGGGGTAGTCGTATACCACGGCCTAGTGTGAGTCAGGGCTGCAGTCGTGAGGCCAGTCGAGAGAGCAGCAGAGACACCAGCCCTGTGCGCTCCTTCACACCGCTTG GTTCAGGTCTGGGGATCTCTCAGTCCAGTcgtctctcttcctctgtcagTGCCATGAGAGTGTTAAATACAGGGTCGGACGTAGAGGAGGCCCTCGCTGATGCACTG CAGAAGAAACCAGCCCGGCGGAGGTATGAGACCTACGGAATGTGTTCTGATGATGACGCCAACAGTGATGCATCGAGTGCGTGCTCGGAACGCTCGTACAGTTCACGCAACGGCAGTATTCCTACGTATATGCGTCAGGCCGAAGATGTGGCCGAAGTGCTTAACCGCTGTGCCTCAGCCAATTGGTCTGAGAGGAAGGAGGGTCTGATCGGATTACAGTCAATGTTGAAAAGCCAGCGTGCTCTCAG CCGGGTTGAACTTAAGAGGTTGTGTGAGATATTTACCAGGATGTTTGCTGACCCACACAGCAAG CGTGAGTCCAGAGGCTTCGGCACGGCAGAATCCGGTATCAGTTCCGCCTCCTTTAAG AGA gtGTTCAGCATGTTCTTGGAGACACTGGTGGACTTCATAATGGTTCATAAGGCAGATCTGCAGGACTGGCTGTTTGTGCTGCTTACACAGCTCCTGAAAAAGATGGGCGCGGACCTTCTCGGCTCTGTACAGTCCAAAGTGCAGAAAGCCCTTGATGTCACAAG GGAGTCTTTTCCTAATGATCTGCAGTTTACAATTCTCATGAGATTCACCGTAGACCAGACGCAGACACCCAACTTAAAG GTAAAGGTGGCCATTTTGAAGTATATAGAGACCCTAACGCTTCAAATGGAGCCACAGGACTTTGTGAACTCCAGCGAGACCAGACTTGCAGTGTCCCGCATCATAACATGGACCACAGAACCCAAGAGCTCTGATGTCAGGAAG GCAGCCCAGTCTGTGCTGATTTCGCTGTTCCAGTTGAATACGCCAGAGTTCACCATGCTTCTTGGTGCACTACCTAAAACCTTCCAAGACGGAGCTACCAAACTCCTTCAGAACCACCTGCGTAACACTGGCGGTGTAGCACCA gcTCCAGTGGGGAGCCCCCTGACTCGACACACACCAAGGTCACCAGCTAGCTGGGCTAGTCCTCTAACATCCCCTACCAACACGTCACAGAACACACCTTCCCCTAA TGCATTTGATTACGATACGGAGAATATGAACTCTGAGGAGATCTACAGCTCTTTGCGTGGTGTTAGCCAAGCCATCCAGAACCTTAGTGTTAGGAGCCAAGAGGATATGAGTGAGCCACCTCGCAAAAGGGAGGGAGATGGAGAAGAg GGTGGTGCTGACACTGTGGAAACTGGCCGGACAGCACTGGATAACAAAACTTCTCTGCTGAACACCATGCCCCTCCTCTCCTCTAGTCCCCGCCCCAGCAAGGATTTTCAGCCAGGTAGTTACTCAGACTCTTCCTTCGGCTCCTCTCCCTTTAGTAAGAGTCTGAAAGATGCATTGGACCAAGACAGCGAGGGCCTTACGGATG ATAGCAGTGTGGACCAGTCAGAGGTGGTGGCTGAGCTGTTAAAGGAGTTGTCCAATCACAGTGAGCGGGTAGAGGAGAGGAAGGCAGCTCTCTGTGAACTCATGCGGTTGATCAGGGAAACACAGTTGCATGTCTGGGACGAACATTTCAAAACTATTCTCCTCCTGCTGCTGGAAACCCTGGGAGATGGAGAG CATGTGATTCGTGCACTGGCACTGCGGGTGCTAAAGGAGATTTTAAACCGGCAGCCCTGGCGCTTTAAAAACTACGCAGAGCTCACCATTATGAAGACCTTGGAGGCACACAAGGACCCACACAAAGAG
- the clasp2 gene encoding CLIP-associating protein 2 isoform X4, which yields MEEHDNMDYFYQQVLQKDVSRRLQVGPDLIDYLSDSQRSCDVEQDKPRLDKTLDELTGWVNSSNYKVALLGIDIVSAFVSRMGDRFRGYVCTVVPALVDRLGDGKDQVRDQAQALILKLMEEAATPMYVWERLFPGFKHKNFRSREGLCLCLVTTLNAYGAQPLSLSKFVPHLCTLTGDQNPQVRETATTALVEVYRHVGERVRADLGKRGLPAARLQTILGRFDEVLNSGMMALSLSQDRSFDDDDSVDGSRPSSAQAAFKVPKVPKKPADSASNSRRPSATGATKMSVSKEGTGAVDEEDFIKAFTDVPTVQIYSTRDLEDNLNKIREILSDDKHDWDQRAIALKKIRSLLVAGAKNYDCFYQHLRLLDGAFKLSAKDLRSQVVREACITVAHLSTLLGNKFDHGAEAIVPVLFNLIPNCAKVMATSGTAAIRIIIRHTHVPRLIPLITGSCTSKSVAVRRRCYEFLDLLLQEWQTHSLERHAAVLVDSIKKGIRDADSEARVEARKAYWGLRSHFPTEAESLYNSLESSYQKTLQSCLKSSGSVASLPQSDRSSSSSQESLNRPLTSKWSAAPGRVPASSKSSGSPSSLQRSRSDVDVNAAASAKARHGGQAGAGRLTTALPPGTYASLDDATDKDGRLRTKQPLSTPSGLSSSQVDSRARSRTKMVSQSQRSDDSDCTPGSQSATPVGAGSRSGSPGRVLASTALSTLSTGAQRVSAAPGSQRRSRIPRSQGCSRDSSPTRLSVAPSNVSHISNGSKGARGSRIPRPSVSQGCSREASRESSRDTSPVRSFTPLASRHYSRSTGALHASDAFGAAGSGLGISQSSRLSSSVSAMRVLNTGSDVEEALADALQKKPARRRYETYGMCSDDDANSDASSACSERSYSSRNGSIPTYMRQAEDVAEVLNRCASANWSERKEGLIGLQSMLKSQRALSRVELKRLCEIFTRMFADPHSKRESRGFGTAESGISSASFKRVFSMFLETLVDFIMVHKADLQDWLFVLLTQLLKKMGADLLGSVQSKVQKALDVTRESFPNDLQFTILMRFTVDQTQTPNLKVKVAILKYIETLTLQMEPQDFVNSSETRLAVSRIITWTTEPKSSDVRKAAQSVLISLFQLNTPEFTMLLGALPKTFQDGATKLLQNHLRNTGGVAPAPVGSPLTRHTPRSPASWASPLTSPTNTSQNTPSPNAFDYDTENMNSEEIYSSLRGVSQAIQNLSVRSQEDMSEPPRKREGDGEEGGADTVETGRTALDNKTSLLNTMPLLSSSPRPSKDFQPGSYSDSSFGSSPFSKSLKDALDQDSEGLTDDSSVDQSEVVAELLKELSNHSERVEERKAALCELMRLIRETQLHVWDEHFKTILLLLLETLGDGEHVIRALALRVLKEILNRQPWRFKNYAELTIMKTLEAHKDPHKEVVRAAEESAAMLASSISPEQCIKVLCPIIQSADYPINLAAIKMLTKVIERLPKEGLVQMLPEIVPGLIQGYDNSESSVRKACVFCLVAIYAIIGEDLKPFLSQLSGSKLKLLNLYIKRAQSGSSGSDQSSDVGGQGL from the exons ATGGAGGAACATGACAACATGGATTATTTTTACCAGCAAGTCTTGCAGAAGGACGTGAGCCGGAGGCTGCAGGTCGGTCCCGACCTCATCGACTACCTGAGCGACTCACAGAGATCCTGCGACGTGGAGCAGGACAAACCTCGTCTGGATAAAACCCTAGACGAGCTAACGGGCTGGGTCAACTCCAGCAACTACAAG GTTGCATTGCTGGGCATTGATATTGTCAGCGCATTTGTCAGTCGGATGGGTGATCGATTTCGAGGTTATGTATGCACAG TGGTCCCTGCATTAGTGGATCGTCTGGGTGATGGGAAAGATCAGGTACGAGATCAGGCACAGGCGCTCATTCTCAAGCTGATGGAAGAGGCAGCCACTCCGATG TATGTTTGGGAGAGGTTGTTCCCTGGCTTCAAACATAAGAACTTCCGCAGTAGAGAAGGACTGTGTCTGTGCCTTGTCACAACACTCAACGC GTACGGTGCCCAGCCATTGAGTCTGAGTAAATTTGTGCCACATCTGTGTACACTAACAGGAGACCAGAACCCTCAA GTCCGGGAGACTGCTACAACAGCTCTGGTTGAAGTGTACCGGCATGTTGGTGAGCGAGTGAGGGCAGACCTGGGCAAGAGAGGACTGCCAGCTGCACG attGCAGACGATTTTAGGCCGATTTGATGAAGTGTTGAATTCTGGAATGATGGCTCTCAGCCTGAGTCAAG ATCGTAGCTTTGATGACGATGACTCTGTGGATGGTAGCCGACCCTCATCAGCCCAGGCAGCTTTTAAAGTCCCCAAAGTGCCAAAGAAACCTGCAGATTCAGCCAGCAACTCCAGAAGACCCAGTGCCACTGGAGCCACCAAAATGA GTGTGTCTAAAGAGGGAACTGGAGCTGTAGATGAGGAGGACTTTATTAAAGCATTCACAGATGTCCCCACTGTTCAG ATCTATTCCACACGTGATCTGGAGGATAATCTGAACAAGATCCGTGAGATACTCTCTGATGATAAACATGACTGGGATCAGAGAGCTATTGCA TTGAAGAAGATTCGATCTCTGCTGGTCGCAGGGGCAAAAAACTATGACTGTTTTTACCAGCACCTACGCCTGCTGGACGGAGCGTTTAAGCTTTCTGCTAAAGACCTGCGATCGCAGGTGGTGCGGGAGGCCTGCATCACTGTGGC GCATCTGTCCACATTGTTGGGGAATAAGTTTGACCATGGAGCAGAGGCCATCGTTCCTGTGTTGTTTAATCTTATCCCCAACTGTGCAAAAGTAATGGCGACCTCTGGCACAGCTGCAATTCGAATCATTATACGG CACACACATGTGCCACGACTGATTCCTCTCATCACAGGAAGCTGCACTTCAAAATCTGTGGCTGTAAGGAG ACGCTGTTATGAGTTTCTGGATCTGCTTTTGCAGGAGTGGCAGACGCACTCTCTTGAGAG GCATGCAGCAGTTTTGGTGGACAGCATAAAGAAGGGAATCAGAGATGCTGACTCAGAGGCTCGTGTGGAGGCCAGAAA GGCCTACTGGGGGCTGAGGTCTCATTTCCCTACAGAGGCAGAGTCTCTGTATAACTCGTTAGAATCGTCCTATCAGAAGACGCTTCAGTCATGCCTAAAAAGCTCGGGCAGTGTGGCATCCCTCCCTCAGTCTGATCGCTCCTCCTCCAGCTCGCAGGAGAGCCTCAA tCGGCCGTTGACTTCTAAATGGTCAGCTGCTCCAGGCAGAG TTCCAGCCAGCTCTAAGTCATCAGGTTCACCAAGTTCTCTGCAGCGTTCTCGGAGTGATGTGGATGTAAATGCAGCAGCCAGTGCTAAGGCCAGACACGGTGGACAGGCAGGAGCCGGCCGCCTCACTACGGCGTTACCCCCAGGCACTTATGCCTCACTAG ATGATGCCACTGATAAGGATG GCCGACTGCGTACTAAGCAGCCGTTGTCAACTCCATCAGGATTAAGCAGCAGTCAGGTGGACTCAAGGGCCCGGAGCCGAACAAAGATGGTATCTCAGTCTCAGC GTTCCGACGATTCTGATTGCACGCCAG GATCACAGTCTGCTACACCTGTTGGTG CGGGCTCTCGCTCTGGCTCTCCAGGTCGTGTGTTGGCCAGCACAGCTTTGAGCACACTCAGTACAGGCGCCCAGCGGGTGAGTGCTGCTCCGGGTTCCCAGCGCCGCAGTAGAATTCCACGCAGTCAAGGCTGCAGCCGAGATTCAAGCCCCACCCGTCTGTCCGTGG CGCCCTCAAACGTCAGCCACATCTCCAATGGATCAAAAGGAG CGCGGGGTAGTCGTATACCACGGCCTAGTGTGAGTCAGGGCTGCAGTCGTGAGGCCAGTCGAGAGAGCAGCAGAGACACCAGCCCTGTGCGCTCCTTCACACCGCTTG cttCACGACACTACTCTCGCTCTACTGGTGCTCTTCATGCCTCAGATGCCTTTGGGGCAGCAG GTTCAGGTCTGGGGATCTCTCAGTCCAGTcgtctctcttcctctgtcagTGCCATGAGAGTGTTAAATACAGGGTCGGACGTAGAGGAGGCCCTCGCTGATGCACTG CAGAAGAAACCAGCCCGGCGGAGGTATGAGACCTACGGAATGTGTTCTGATGATGACGCCAACAGTGATGCATCGAGTGCGTGCTCGGAACGCTCGTACAGTTCACGCAACGGCAGTATTCCTACGTATATGCGTCAGGCCGAAGATGTGGCCGAAGTGCTTAACCGCTGTGCCTCAGCCAATTGGTCTGAGAGGAAGGAGGGTCTGATCGGATTACAGTCAATGTTGAAAAGCCAGCGTGCTCTCAG CCGGGTTGAACTTAAGAGGTTGTGTGAGATATTTACCAGGATGTTTGCTGACCCACACAGCAAG CGTGAGTCCAGAGGCTTCGGCACGGCAGAATCCGGTATCAGTTCCGCCTCCTTTAAG AGA gtGTTCAGCATGTTCTTGGAGACACTGGTGGACTTCATAATGGTTCATAAGGCAGATCTGCAGGACTGGCTGTTTGTGCTGCTTACACAGCTCCTGAAAAAGATGGGCGCGGACCTTCTCGGCTCTGTACAGTCCAAAGTGCAGAAAGCCCTTGATGTCACAAG GGAGTCTTTTCCTAATGATCTGCAGTTTACAATTCTCATGAGATTCACCGTAGACCAGACGCAGACACCCAACTTAAAG GTAAAGGTGGCCATTTTGAAGTATATAGAGACCCTAACGCTTCAAATGGAGCCACAGGACTTTGTGAACTCCAGCGAGACCAGACTTGCAGTGTCCCGCATCATAACATGGACCACAGAACCCAAGAGCTCTGATGTCAGGAAG GCAGCCCAGTCTGTGCTGATTTCGCTGTTCCAGTTGAATACGCCAGAGTTCACCATGCTTCTTGGTGCACTACCTAAAACCTTCCAAGACGGAGCTACCAAACTCCTTCAGAACCACCTGCGTAACACTGGCGGTGTAGCACCA gcTCCAGTGGGGAGCCCCCTGACTCGACACACACCAAGGTCACCAGCTAGCTGGGCTAGTCCTCTAACATCCCCTACCAACACGTCACAGAACACACCTTCCCCTAA TGCATTTGATTACGATACGGAGAATATGAACTCTGAGGAGATCTACAGCTCTTTGCGTGGTGTTAGCCAAGCCATCCAGAACCTTAGTGTTAGGAGCCAAGAGGATATGAGTGAGCCACCTCGCAAAAGGGAGGGAGATGGAGAAGAg GGTGGTGCTGACACTGTGGAAACTGGCCGGACAGCACTGGATAACAAAACTTCTCTGCTGAACACCATGCCCCTCCTCTCCTCTAGTCCCCGCCCCAGCAAGGATTTTCAGCCAGGTAGTTACTCAGACTCTTCCTTCGGCTCCTCTCCCTTTAGTAAGAGTCTGAAAGATGCATTGGACCAAGACAGCGAGGGCCTTACGGATG ATAGCAGTGTGGACCAGTCAGAGGTGGTGGCTGAGCTGTTAAAGGAGTTGTCCAATCACAGTGAGCGGGTAGAGGAGAGGAAGGCAGCTCTCTGTGAACTCATGCGGTTGATCAGGGAAACACAGTTGCATGTCTGGGACGAACATTTCAAAACTATTCTCCTCCTGCTGCTGGAAACCCTGGGAGATGGAGAG CATGTGATTCGTGCACTGGCACTGCGGGTGCTAAAGGAGATTTTAAACCGGCAGCCCTGGCGCTTTAAAAACTACGCAGAGCTCACCATTATGAAGACCTTGGAGGCACACAAGGACCCACACAAAGAG